From the Acidicapsa ligni genome, one window contains:
- a CDS encoding MFS transporter, whose product MTTSAVVPTEIKAPRPLASPSPEGTLLRVLAAVSFCHLINDMMQSLLPSIYPILKTSFHLNFSQIGLITLVFQITASLLQPFIGTFTDRRPVPWSLPIGMTTTLVGLVLLAYAPTYGILLIAASLFGIGSAIFHPESSRVARMASGGKHGFAQAFFQVGGNTGSAIGPLLAAFIILPRGQIGVLWFVAAAVAGIVVLSWVGNWYKHRLEHLKSLPAAHREIHPSLPRHKVIGALTILMLLVFSKYFYIASLTSYYTFYLISRFHVSVASSQLHLFALFGAIAAGTLIGGPIGDKIGRKYVIWCSILGVLPFTLMLPYANLFWTGILSVIIGVIIASAFSAILVYAQELVPGRVGMISGLFFGFAFGMGGIGAAVLGQLADKTSIIFVYHVCAYLPAIGLLTGFLPNLEPDRNKKF is encoded by the coding sequence TTGACCACCTCTGCAGTAGTTCCAACAGAAATTAAAGCCCCCAGGCCTCTTGCCAGTCCCTCGCCGGAGGGAACACTGCTGCGCGTTCTCGCCGCGGTCAGCTTCTGCCATCTCATCAACGACATGATGCAGTCGCTGCTGCCGTCGATTTATCCGATTCTGAAGACCTCGTTTCACTTGAATTTCAGCCAGATTGGACTCATCACGCTGGTCTTCCAGATCACGGCCTCGTTGTTGCAGCCGTTCATCGGCACGTTTACGGATCGACGTCCTGTTCCGTGGTCTCTACCAATCGGGATGACGACCACGTTGGTGGGACTGGTGCTGCTGGCCTATGCGCCGACTTATGGAATTCTGCTCATCGCGGCTTCGCTGTTTGGGATTGGCTCGGCAATCTTCCATCCGGAATCCTCCCGGGTGGCGCGTATGGCGTCCGGAGGCAAGCATGGCTTTGCCCAGGCGTTCTTCCAGGTGGGCGGCAATACCGGGTCGGCCATCGGACCGCTGCTGGCGGCTTTCATCATTTTGCCGCGAGGACAGATTGGCGTCCTTTGGTTCGTCGCAGCGGCTGTTGCCGGAATCGTGGTTCTGAGCTGGGTAGGCAACTGGTATAAGCACCGGTTGGAACACCTGAAGTCTCTGCCGGCCGCGCACCGCGAGATCCATCCTTCTTTGCCACGACATAAGGTGATCGGGGCTCTGACCATCCTGATGCTGCTGGTGTTTTCGAAGTACTTTTACATCGCCAGCCTCACCAGCTATTACACCTTTTACCTGATCAGCCGATTCCACGTTTCCGTGGCCAGCTCGCAGTTGCACCTGTTCGCGCTTTTTGGCGCTATTGCTGCAGGCACGCTGATCGGTGGCCCAATCGGCGATAAGATCGGGCGCAAGTATGTCATCTGGTGTTCGATTCTTGGGGTACTGCCCTTTACGCTGATGCTGCCGTACGCCAATCTCTTCTGGACGGGCATTCTCAGCGTGATCATTGGCGTTATTATCGCTTCGGCATTCTCGGCAATTCTGGTTTATGCACAGGAGCTGGTCCCGGGGCGCGTTGGAATGATCTCCGGGCTATTCTTTGGATTTGCTTTTGGGATGGGCGGCATCGGGGCCGCTGTGCTGGGGCAATTGGCAGACAAGACGAGCATCATCTTCGTATACCACGTCTGCGCTTATCTGCCCGCGATTGGCCTGCTGACGGGCTTTCTGCCTAATCTCGAACCGGATCGCAATAAGAAGTTTTAG
- the msrB gene encoding peptide-methionine (R)-S-oxide reductase MsrB → MTQIQGSEKPEKIERSDAQWRELLTPEQYHVLREKGTERAFTGALTQNHDTGEYLCAGCGAVLFGSDAKFDSGCGWPSFYIPADSKRINEHEDRSFGMRRVEVTCAQCGGHLGHVFPDGPRPTGLRYCINSASLTFEHK, encoded by the coding sequence ATGACACAGATACAGGGTTCCGAAAAACCAGAGAAGATTGAGCGCAGCGACGCACAGTGGCGTGAACTCCTTACGCCAGAGCAATATCACGTGTTACGAGAAAAGGGCACGGAGCGCGCTTTCACCGGTGCGTTGACCCAGAATCACGATACCGGCGAGTATCTTTGCGCGGGATGCGGTGCCGTCCTGTTCGGCAGCGATGCCAAATTCGATTCCGGCTGCGGATGGCCGAGCTTTTACATTCCGGCTGATTCAAAGAGGATCAACGAGCATGAAGATCGCAGCTTCGGTATGAGGCGCGTCGAGGTTACATGCGCGCAATGCGGCGGCCACCTCGGGCATGTATTTCCAGACGGCCCCAGACCGACCGGCCTGCGCTATTGCATCAACTCCGCTTCGCTCACCTTTGAGCATAAGTAA
- a CDS encoding GreA/GreB family elongation factor, protein MTEHIKKQLLEEITKLEHELAHELPVEIKKAASLGDLSENAEYHMAKQRQVFVNARLGQVKKRMAELSLVNLANIPKDKIAFGSTITVFDTTKDEEIVYKLVTSEESDVSKGLISTTSPIGRGLIGKKVGDVAIVVTPNGKRELEILKLITIHDEAANAEAAAESGTKAAGE, encoded by the coding sequence ATGACTGAACACATCAAGAAACAGCTCCTCGAAGAAATCACAAAGCTTGAGCATGAGCTAGCCCACGAGCTTCCTGTCGAGATCAAGAAGGCAGCCTCGCTCGGCGATCTGTCTGAAAACGCCGAGTACCACATGGCCAAGCAGCGCCAGGTGTTCGTGAATGCGCGTTTGGGCCAGGTGAAAAAGCGTATGGCCGAGCTGTCGCTGGTCAATCTCGCCAACATTCCTAAAGACAAGATTGCGTTTGGCTCGACGATCACCGTCTTCGACACAACCAAAGACGAAGAGATCGTCTACAAGCTGGTCACCAGCGAAGAATCAGACGTCTCCAAAGGCCTGATCTCGACGACCTCGCCGATCGGCCGCGGCCTGATCGGGAAAAAGGTCGGCGATGTGGCCATCGTGGTGACTCCCAACGGCAAGCGCGAGCTTGAAATTTTGAAGTTGATCACCATTCATGACGAGGCCGCCAACGCCGAAGCTGCTGCCGAGTCTGGCACCAAAGCGGCGGGGGAGTAG
- the rpmB gene encoding 50S ribosomal protein L28, protein MAQVCDVCGKGPQFGNNISHAHNVTRRRWSVNLQAVRTLINGTSKRMRVCTNCIKSGKVAKA, encoded by the coding sequence ATGGCACAGGTATGCGACGTATGCGGCAAAGGCCCGCAGTTCGGTAACAACATCTCTCACGCACACAACGTCACCCGTCGTCGTTGGAGCGTTAATCTGCAGGCTGTCCGCACTCTGATCAACGGTACATCCAAACGTATGCGCGTCTGCACCAACTGCATCAAGAGCGGCAAAGTAGCTAAAGCTTAA
- the obgE gene encoding GTPase ObgE — MFIDEAKILVKAGDGGNGCVAFRREKFVPRGGPSGGDGGRGGDVVMQSSQQHNTLVHFRFNPEHKAERGRHGEGSNCTGRDGDSITLKVPVGTTVFDAETGELIHDFSLPDETFVVAKGGRGGRGNQHFATPVHQAPRESEPGRLGEERTYRLELKLLADAGLVGYPNAGKSTLISRISAAKPKIADYPFTTLEPNLGVVTVGVAPHEESFVVADMPGLIEGAHLGTGLGVQFLRHIERTRVLVHLVDVSDASGRPDPIEDFKVINQELERFGHGLAEKPMIVVATKIDSANPEKLKKLTASAKRRKLEFFAISSVTGQGIEDLKWALAKHVREARSVEVPEPIF; from the coding sequence ATGTTTATCGATGAAGCAAAGATTCTGGTGAAAGCCGGAGATGGCGGCAATGGCTGTGTCGCCTTCCGTCGTGAAAAATTTGTTCCACGTGGCGGCCCGTCCGGTGGCGATGGCGGCCGGGGCGGCGACGTGGTCATGCAGTCCAGCCAGCAGCACAACACCCTGGTTCATTTCCGGTTCAATCCGGAGCACAAAGCCGAGCGTGGACGCCACGGCGAGGGGTCGAACTGCACTGGCCGCGATGGCGACTCCATCACCCTGAAGGTGCCCGTAGGCACGACCGTTTTCGACGCTGAAACGGGCGAGCTGATTCACGACTTTTCGCTGCCGGACGAAACCTTCGTGGTCGCCAAGGGCGGCCGTGGCGGACGGGGAAACCAGCATTTTGCAACGCCGGTTCACCAGGCTCCCCGTGAGTCCGAACCAGGCCGTCTCGGGGAAGAACGTACCTATCGGCTCGAACTAAAGCTGCTCGCCGATGCTGGACTGGTAGGCTACCCCAACGCGGGCAAGTCGACCCTGATCTCGCGCATTTCCGCAGCCAAGCCCAAGATTGCCGACTATCCCTTTACGACGCTTGAACCCAATCTGGGCGTGGTGACAGTAGGCGTGGCTCCCCATGAAGAGAGCTTTGTCGTGGCCGATATGCCGGGATTGATCGAAGGAGCCCATTTGGGCACCGGGCTGGGCGTGCAGTTCCTGCGGCATATTGAACGCACCCGCGTGCTGGTTCACCTGGTGGATGTATCCGATGCATCGGGCCGGCCCGATCCGATTGAGGATTTCAAAGTCATTAACCAGGAGCTGGAAAGGTTCGGCCACGGCCTGGCGGAGAAGCCGATGATCGTCGTAGCGACGAAAATCGACTCTGCCAACCCGGAGAAGCTCAAGAAATTGACCGCCTCCGCCAAGCGCCGCAAGCTGGAATTTTTTGCGATCTCATCGGTAACCGGGCAGGGAATCGAAGACCTGAAGTGGGCTCTGGCGAAGCATGTGCGTGAAGCTCGGTCCGTCGAAGTACCCGAACCGATCTTCTAA
- a CDS encoding CDP-alcohol phosphatidyltransferase family protein has translation MATTWTGAFGRGCGWLLDRIVYGLSLTRISPNVLTFIGLVINIGAAFFFGHANATNAGRMFLYAGLVIIGAGIFDMVDGRVARRTNQVTVFGAFFDSVIDRYSDVVLFFGLIVYYARVNHFRYVVLVAFVMVTSLMVSYTRARAEALIGSCKVGFMERPERIVLIILGALFNHWGAMAPVLWVLAILSTITVINRITYTYTNTKHMAPVSQD, from the coding sequence GTGGCGACTACCTGGACCGGCGCTTTTGGCCGCGGTTGCGGCTGGCTGCTCGACCGCATCGTTTACGGGCTTTCGCTGACGCGCATCTCGCCCAACGTACTTACATTTATCGGCCTTGTAATCAACATCGGCGCGGCCTTCTTCTTTGGCCATGCCAATGCCACTAATGCCGGTCGAATGTTTCTCTATGCCGGATTGGTAATCATCGGCGCAGGCATCTTCGACATGGTCGATGGCCGGGTTGCGCGCCGTACAAATCAGGTCACTGTCTTCGGCGCATTCTTTGATTCCGTGATCGACCGCTACTCGGACGTGGTGCTCTTCTTTGGCCTTATCGTGTACTACGCGCGCGTCAACCACTTCCGCTATGTTGTGCTGGTAGCGTTTGTGATGGTGACTTCGCTGATGGTGAGCTACACCCGTGCTCGCGCAGAGGCATTGATCGGCTCCTGCAAGGTCGGCTTCATGGAGCGTCCAGAGCGGATCGTGCTGATCATTCTCGGCGCGTTGTTCAATCACTGGGGAGCAATGGCTCCGGTGCTGTGGGTTCTGGCGATTCTGTCGACCATCACGGTGATCAATCGCATCACCTATACCTACACCAACACCAAGCACATGGCACCGGTCAGCCAGGACTAA
- the ruvX gene encoding Holliday junction resolvase RuvX: protein MQSTPIPRYLGLDVGSKRIGVAVSDELGLTAQPVLTLLRKRNPKDDLRSLARLCRKYDCAGIVVGNPLHLSGELSDRAEKTQIFANELALLAKLPLYLWDERLTTREAHAILYEAGKSREEHKPLVDQVAASLILQSFLDAPR from the coding sequence GTGCAATCCACCCCCATTCCGCGCTATCTGGGCCTCGATGTCGGGTCGAAACGGATCGGTGTCGCGGTTTCGGATGAGCTGGGGCTAACAGCTCAGCCGGTGCTGACGCTCTTGCGAAAACGCAATCCCAAGGACGACCTGCGATCTCTTGCCCGCCTCTGCCGTAAATATGACTGTGCCGGAATTGTCGTCGGCAACCCGCTGCATCTCTCCGGCGAATTAAGTGATCGCGCGGAGAAAACGCAGATTTTCGCCAATGAACTGGCGCTTTTGGCCAAGCTGCCGCTCTATCTTTGGGATGAGCGGCTGACGACACGCGAGGCGCACGCGATTCTCTACGAGGCAGGCAAGAGCCGCGAGGAGCATAAGCCGCTGGTGGATCAGGTAGCGGCTTCTTTGATTCTGCAATCCTTTCTCGATGCTCCCAGATAG
- the mltG gene encoding endolytic transglycosylase MltG, translated as MVRRRSTRKKKSSGASSGLFLFVLLVVLVGTGAGAWFVYLPAGPNTETFVEIAPGSSSAQIALQLERYGIIRSRYGFDLVRLWKRGILKAGEYRFDHPVSVPEVYARIARGDVFTVAVTIPEGANRFEVAARIAQAGLGNKEDFLAATVKDTSLVADLDPHANTVEGYLYPDTYRFPRKATPTQIISTMVRRFRTVANQIGLRENMHSVVTLASLVERETAVNAERPLVASVLSNRLSKNMPLMTDPAIIYGLETEGKWRGAIYESDLVDPKHDTAYNTYHHKGLPPGPIANPGQPSLRAALHPADTDYLYFVAAGADPQGKSRFASTLDEHNKNVASYRQAVKQAGGH; from the coding sequence ATGGTTCGTCGACGAAGTACGCGAAAGAAAAAGAGTTCTGGCGCGTCTTCGGGACTGTTCCTCTTTGTTTTATTGGTGGTTTTAGTTGGAACCGGAGCAGGAGCCTGGTTCGTATACCTACCCGCAGGACCAAATACTGAAACTTTCGTCGAAATTGCGCCGGGGAGTTCCAGCGCCCAAATCGCATTGCAGTTGGAGCGATACGGCATTATCCGCAGCCGGTACGGTTTCGATCTGGTTCGCCTCTGGAAGAGAGGCATTCTGAAGGCAGGCGAGTATCGTTTCGATCATCCTGTCTCGGTTCCCGAGGTTTACGCCCGCATCGCCCGTGGAGATGTCTTCACAGTCGCGGTCACGATTCCCGAGGGGGCCAATCGCTTTGAAGTAGCCGCGCGGATTGCGCAGGCAGGACTGGGTAACAAGGAGGATTTTCTGGCAGCGACAGTAAAAGATACATCCCTGGTCGCGGACCTGGATCCCCACGCGAATACGGTGGAAGGCTATCTTTATCCCGATACCTATCGCTTTCCTCGTAAAGCGACGCCGACTCAGATCATCTCAACCATGGTGCGGCGTTTCCGCACGGTTGCGAATCAGATTGGCCTCCGGGAGAACATGCATTCTGTTGTCACGCTGGCCTCGCTCGTGGAGCGCGAAACCGCCGTCAACGCGGAGCGGCCGCTGGTCGCCAGTGTGCTTTCCAATCGCCTCAGCAAAAACATGCCCCTGATGACCGATCCCGCCATAATTTATGGGCTGGAGACGGAAGGCAAATGGCGCGGGGCAATTTACGAATCCGACCTGGTTGATCCCAAGCACGACACGGCCTATAACACCTATCACCACAAGGGCCTGCCGCCGGGTCCGATAGCCAATCCAGGGCAGCCTTCCTTACGTGCGGCGCTCCATCCCGCAGATACCGATTACCTCTACTTCGTTGCCGCAGGAGCCGACCCACAGGGGAAATCGCGCTTCGCTTCCACGCTGGACGAGCATAACAAGAACGTTGCCAGCTATCGGCAGGCCGTCAAGCAAGCGGGTGGCCATTGA
- a CDS encoding LolA-like protein — MPMLTGCASLLVSKRRLPVPVAPAVVETASAEQLVTQLNDKWAKFESMTATVDIRASHLKSKEGIATDYPSIRANLLLRKPSALRILGKAPIVQTVLFDLASDGTRFTFIIPPRSKVYQGLNADKGTSPNWYENLRPGFLFDAMVVRGLAPDDLYSVTGETVTVEDAAKKQLLSRPDYDLNIMRRKSNSQELSPIRVIHFQRVDLLPYEQDLYDDQGDLETQIIYGPYQDFDGVKYPSTITLKRPQEEYQLVMTVERVTANPPLTDDQFQVKIPEGYTHQMLK, encoded by the coding sequence ATGCCGATGTTGACCGGCTGCGCGAGCCTGCTTGTATCCAAGCGCCGCCTGCCTGTCCCTGTGGCTCCAGCGGTCGTCGAGACGGCTTCCGCAGAGCAGTTGGTAACGCAGTTAAACGACAAATGGGCCAAGTTTGAAAGCATGACGGCCACCGTCGATATTCGCGCCAGCCATCTCAAATCCAAAGAGGGCATTGCGACGGATTATCCCTCGATCCGAGCGAATCTGCTCCTGCGCAAGCCAAGTGCCTTGCGCATTTTGGGCAAAGCTCCGATTGTTCAGACAGTCTTGTTTGACCTGGCGAGCGACGGCACCCGCTTTACCTTCATTATTCCCCCTCGCAGCAAGGTCTACCAGGGGTTGAATGCCGATAAAGGCACATCGCCTAACTGGTATGAAAATCTACGCCCCGGCTTCTTATTCGATGCCATGGTGGTTCGTGGACTCGCCCCGGATGATCTGTACTCTGTCACCGGCGAAACAGTCACCGTGGAAGACGCTGCCAAGAAGCAACTTCTTTCGCGTCCGGACTATGACCTCAACATCATGCGCCGCAAATCCAATAGCCAAGAACTGTCGCCTATTCGAGTCATCCATTTTCAGCGGGTCGACCTGCTCCCGTACGAGCAGGACCTGTATGACGATCAAGGGGACCTGGAAACCCAAATAATCTACGGACCCTATCAGGACTTCGACGGTGTGAAATACCCGAGCACCATCACGCTGAAGCGTCCCCAGGAGGAGTATCAGCTGGTCATGACCGTGGAGCGTGTCACAGCCAACCCACCCCTGACCGACGATCAGTTCCAGGTAAAGATTCCCGAGGGCTACACTCACCAGATGTTGAAGTAG
- the pabB gene encoding aminodeoxychorismate synthase component I produces MTRYARLPAWVHAVVAENPGSVLLETARFDSSNRTSYLFSDPVQMLIAHELDEIPRIFTAMEEALAEGLFVAGYFGYECGYHFEPVALSKLRSQNEPLIWLGVYAQPHIFDHAEGRFLNDDPIRESDTQYDPERAPAIDAQSIALGISAEDYGAKIAKIQSYIAAGHTYQVNFTDRVNLKIQQQAAQLFAMLSAQQPVAYSAFLNFGDRQILSCSPELFFRIHDGKITTRPMKGTMPRGLNAEEDVQAAVLLQHDEKNRSEHVMIVDLLRNDLGRICEMGSVAVEDLFTVERYETLLQMTSTISGMLKAGIDYYEIFRGIFPSGSITGAPKVRTMQIIDELETRPRGVYTGAIGFIAPDRSSSFNVAIRTLVIENGSATLGVGGGIVADSKPMDEYQECLLKASFLTRVRHEFQLIETMLWDGEIRLLPLHLRRLEASASYFNFAFDRAVIEEQLQQLASSFDSSKRYRIRLLLARTGELTLTAQEFNAESPKGRIRFAPERTSSTDVFFRHKTTKRSLYDEQHARAREEGFDDVIFLNEKDQVTEGAISNIFIRQSGRLLTPPLSCGVLDGVYRWHLLETRADIEERIVTRTDLETADAIYLCNALRGIYEVKLTA; encoded by the coding sequence ATGACCAGATACGCTCGTCTCCCCGCGTGGGTACATGCGGTTGTCGCTGAAAACCCCGGCTCCGTCCTGCTGGAAACAGCGCGCTTCGATTCCTCCAATCGCACAAGCTATCTTTTCTCCGATCCAGTTCAGATGTTGATCGCGCACGAATTGGATGAGATTCCGCGCATATTCACGGCCATGGAAGAAGCACTCGCCGAGGGTCTGTTTGTCGCAGGATACTTTGGTTACGAGTGCGGTTATCACTTCGAGCCCGTTGCGCTGAGTAAACTTCGGTCGCAGAATGAGCCGCTGATCTGGCTGGGCGTTTATGCACAGCCGCACATTTTCGATCATGCAGAGGGGCGCTTTTTGAATGATGATCCGATCCGCGAATCGGACACCCAATACGATCCTGAACGTGCGCCAGCTATTGACGCCCAATCCATTGCCTTGGGAATCTCAGCCGAGGATTATGGTGCAAAGATAGCGAAGATTCAGAGCTACATCGCAGCGGGCCATACGTATCAGGTCAACTTCACCGATCGAGTAAACCTCAAAATCCAACAGCAGGCCGCGCAATTATTCGCGATGCTATCCGCTCAACAGCCGGTTGCGTACAGTGCGTTTTTGAATTTCGGCGACCGCCAGATTCTCTCCTGTTCCCCTGAGCTTTTCTTCCGTATTCACGATGGAAAAATCACAACCCGGCCAATGAAGGGAACAATGCCGCGCGGGTTAAATGCGGAAGAAGATGTGCAGGCGGCAGTTCTCTTACAGCATGACGAGAAGAACCGTAGCGAACACGTCATGATCGTGGACTTGCTCCGCAATGATCTGGGCCGCATCTGCGAGATGGGCAGCGTAGCAGTCGAGGATCTCTTCACCGTCGAGCGCTACGAAACGCTGTTGCAAATGACCTCGACAATCTCTGGCATGCTCAAAGCCGGCATCGACTACTACGAGATCTTTCGCGGCATCTTTCCGAGCGGCTCCATCACCGGAGCGCCCAAAGTGCGTACGATGCAGATCATCGACGAACTGGAGACACGCCCGCGCGGCGTCTATACCGGAGCGATTGGTTTCATTGCACCCGATCGATCATCCTCGTTCAATGTCGCAATTCGCACTCTCGTAATTGAGAACGGCAGCGCCACCCTTGGCGTAGGTGGCGGCATCGTCGCCGACTCTAAGCCGATGGATGAGTACCAGGAGTGCCTGCTTAAGGCATCTTTTCTGACCCGTGTTCGTCATGAGTTTCAGCTCATCGAAACCATGCTTTGGGATGGTGAGATTCGGCTGCTTCCGCTGCATCTTCGCCGCCTTGAAGCGTCCGCATCCTACTTCAACTTTGCTTTTGATCGGGCTGTGATTGAGGAGCAGTTGCAGCAACTCGCCTCGTCCTTTGATTCCAGCAAGCGCTATCGCATTCGGTTGCTGCTGGCGCGGACAGGCGAACTCACACTCACCGCGCAGGAATTTAACGCCGAATCCCCGAAGGGAAGAATCCGGTTCGCGCCCGAACGCACATCCTCAACCGACGTGTTTTTCCGGCACAAGACGACGAAGCGCAGCTTGTATGATGAGCAGCACGCAAGGGCTCGCGAAGAAGGATTCGACGACGTGATTTTTCTCAATGAAAAAGATCAGGTCACCGAAGGCGCGATCAGCAACATCTTCATTCGACAATCGGGCAGGCTGCTCACGCCACCCTTGTCCTGTGGCGTATTGGACGGAGTCTATAGATGGCATCTACTGGAGACCCGCGCCGATATTGAGGAACGGATTGTGACAAGGACTGACCTGGAAACCGCAGACGCCATCTATCTATGCAACGCACTGCGCGGCATCTACGAGGTAAAGCTCACTGCGTGA